The proteins below are encoded in one region of Parvicella tangerina:
- a CDS encoding M48 family metallopeptidase — MAEYEGMALHDSLPKGRKSGIIEVNDVDIIFKVDQKRLQAFPISTTEISQGGTGNRYVYFNSPERSDWTFYTDDKSILKNPVFAREKTHQKSVRKIKNNRRLLWLSVQGLVGICLSLIILFFIFRGQIVESVAMSVPVSWEQEISPAMLESAIAGKSVIEDEQILADLAKITDPLVAAVEDKDFKFTFTIVEDPTLNAFALPGGSVVIHSGLIMEADHVNEVAGVLAHEISHVTRRHHVRGMVDKLGFFMLLRALLGDVGGIGSELAVYGATLESLKYSRDYELEADESGWKLMLKSNLDPNGMIDFFHKLQHEHGDMPEAASFMSTHPATGERIEILEAKPLNGKKFKEIDIDFADFQNDIKTYFEVN, encoded by the coding sequence ATGGCTGAATACGAAGGAATGGCTCTACACGACTCCCTGCCAAAAGGCAGAAAGTCAGGAATCATCGAAGTAAATGATGTGGACATCATTTTTAAGGTTGATCAAAAACGATTGCAAGCATTCCCCATCTCAACAACTGAGATCTCTCAAGGAGGAACTGGGAATCGTTATGTTTACTTCAACAGCCCTGAACGATCTGACTGGACGTTTTATACGGACGACAAGTCCATACTTAAAAACCCAGTTTTTGCCCGAGAAAAGACGCATCAAAAGTCGGTAAGAAAAATAAAGAACAACAGGAGGCTTTTGTGGTTATCCGTGCAAGGCTTAGTTGGCATTTGCTTAAGTTTGATCATCCTCTTTTTCATCTTTAGAGGACAAATTGTTGAATCTGTTGCCATGTCTGTACCCGTAAGTTGGGAGCAAGAGATTTCTCCAGCTATGTTGGAATCTGCGATTGCTGGAAAATCAGTCATTGAAGATGAACAGATACTGGCAGACCTAGCGAAAATAACCGACCCATTGGTTGCAGCAGTAGAGGACAAAGACTTTAAATTTACTTTTACCATTGTTGAGGATCCAACCTTAAATGCCTTTGCACTCCCTGGAGGTTCAGTTGTTATTCACTCTGGGTTGATCATGGAAGCTGACCATGTGAACGAAGTGGCTGGTGTATTGGCCCATGAGATATCTCACGTCACTAGAAGACACCATGTGAGAGGAATGGTTGATAAACTTGGCTTTTTCATGTTGTTGAGGGCCTTACTCGGAGATGTTGGTGGAATAGGTTCTGAATTAGCGGTTTATGGAGCCACTCTTGAATCCTTAAAATACAGCAGGGATTATGAACTAGAGGCTGATGAAAGCGGTTGGAAATTAATGCTAAAATCAAATTTAGACCCAAATGGAATGATCGATTTCTTTCATAAACTTCAACATGAACACGGAGACATGCCTGAAGCAGCAAGTTTTATGAGTACTCACCCAGCAACAGGAGAGCGTATAGAAATTCTGGAAGCGAAACCACTCAATGGAAAGAAATTCAAAGAGATCGATATCGATTTTGCCGATTTCCAAAACGATATAAAGACCTATTTTGAAGTAAACTAA
- a CDS encoding rhodanese-like domain-containing protein: protein MIKEITVNELNQCLNAKKEFQLIDVREPHEKAIADIGGELIPLSSIPKSLNRIGKKPVVVYCRSGKRSADATQYLQQNLKRDDIYNLKGGILAWSDEIDSSIVKY, encoded by the coding sequence ATGATCAAAGAAATCACCGTAAACGAATTGAATCAATGCTTAAACGCAAAAAAAGAATTCCAACTCATCGATGTACGAGAACCGCATGAGAAAGCAATCGCAGACATTGGAGGCGAACTAATCCCGCTTTCCTCTATTCCAAAGTCACTGAATCGCATAGGCAAAAAGCCCGTGGTAGTATACTGCCGTTCTGGTAAGCGAAGTGCTGATGCGACCCAATACCTTCAGCAAAATCTTAAAAGAGACGACATCTACAACCTCAAAGGAGGAATTCTTGCTTGGAGTGATGAAATCGACTCTTCTATTGTAAAATACTAA
- a CDS encoding LytR/AlgR family response regulator transcription factor translates to MSANILIVEDEFAIALDLQDRLESMGYTIVELAHNYKDALAATIEFSPDLVLMDINLNDSKTGIETAILFKEKFNTPVIFCTALTDKSTFESAMKAQPFGFINKPFDNDELRNNIELTLHKLAENDSQKKTRDEVVEDFIFVKDKNRLCKLDFSEIEYAEAMDNYTNVYSNKNKRYVVSTYLGEFLNHLPKNKFIRVHRSFVVSINAIKAIEGNQIILINDHSITIGRSYLKDVMSKIHRVT, encoded by the coding sequence ATGTCTGCGAACATCCTAATTGTAGAAGATGAATTTGCCATCGCACTCGACCTACAAGATCGCCTTGAATCCATGGGATACACCATTGTTGAACTAGCGCACAACTACAAAGATGCGCTTGCGGCCACCATTGAATTTTCTCCAGACCTTGTGCTAATGGATATTAACCTTAACGATTCGAAGACAGGCATTGAAACTGCCATCTTGTTTAAAGAAAAATTTAATACCCCTGTAATTTTCTGTACGGCTCTAACTGATAAATCAACTTTTGAAAGTGCTATGAAAGCTCAGCCATTTGGTTTTATCAACAAGCCTTTTGATAATGATGAATTGAGAAACAACATCGAGCTCACGCTACACAAGTTAGCAGAAAACGATAGTCAGAAAAAGACGAGAGATGAGGTTGTTGAGGACTTCATTTTTGTAAAAGACAAAAACCGCCTGTGTAAGCTGGACTTCTCTGAAATTGAATATGCTGAAGCAATGGACAACTACACCAATGTTTACAGCAACAAAAACAAACGATATGTTGTATCTACTTACCTTGGCGAATTTTTAAATCACCTTCCAAAAAACAAATTCATTCGGGTGCATCGGTCATTTGTGGTATCTATAAATGCGATCAAGGCGATCGAAGGCAATCAGATTATTCTTATCAATGACCACTCTATCACAATTGGGAGGAGCTACCTGAAAGATGTAATGAGTAAGATTCATAGGGTAACGTAA
- a CDS encoding DUF2807 domain-containing protein → MIILFFNGCSKLSPVERIEEVEPFTEVLLDSPFDVYLTEGTEYTIRVVADESIIDHITCEVNDSLLTISNGKKYRWLTPEKNKVKIYVTSPPLKTVMANETCFVKTLTPITSEEFGMVFLNKANNAELDLNCNVFYYWNNYPCGGTLTLHGNCNWLKVWNVAIADVQAEDLDAKQAQISNNSKGDCVIKVSDYLKYTIPGEGNIEVYGAPADIEEYAVSSGSGELILH, encoded by the coding sequence ATGATCATCTTATTCTTCAATGGATGTAGTAAATTGTCACCTGTTGAACGCATAGAAGAGGTTGAACCCTTTACGGAGGTTTTGCTCGACAGTCCTTTTGATGTTTACCTTACCGAAGGAACAGAATATACGATTAGAGTTGTGGCAGATGAGTCAATAATTGACCATATTACTTGTGAGGTAAATGATAGTCTGCTTACCATTTCGAATGGCAAGAAGTACAGGTGGTTGACTCCTGAGAAAAACAAGGTCAAGATATACGTTACCTCTCCACCTTTGAAAACCGTTATGGCTAATGAGACTTGCTTTGTGAAGACTTTGACACCCATAACTTCAGAGGAGTTTGGAATGGTATTCTTGAACAAAGCGAATAATGCGGAGCTTGATTTAAATTGTAATGTTTTCTACTATTGGAACAACTATCCATGTGGAGGAACTTTAACCTTACACGGAAACTGTAATTGGTTAAAAGTCTGGAATGTAGCGATCGCTGATGTTCAAGCGGAGGATTTGGACGCAAAACAAGCTCAGATATCCAATAATTCTAAAGGTGATTGTGTCATCAAGGTTTCCGATTATTTGAAATATACCATTCCTGGTGAAGGGAATATTGAAGTATATGGAGCTCCTGCAGATATTGAAGAATATGCTGTTTCGTCTGGTTCAGGAGAATTGATTTTGCACTAA
- the ttcA gene encoding tRNA 2-thiocytidine(32) synthetase TtcA codes for MEATTTSNNYRKLEKTLRYNVWNAIDDFKMIEDGDKVMVCLSGGKDSYTMLEILMHFEKYADIDFKIVAVNLDQKQPGFPEDVLPKYLSEKNVDFEIIERDTYSIVKDKTPEGKSTCSLCSRLRRGTLYEKAEELGCNKIALGHHREDIIETFFLNLFFSGKMEAMPAKYRTDDEKFVVIRPLAYCKEEDIAKYSRAQQHPIIPCNLCGSQPNLQRQVIKGMLNTWEEKYPNRKAIIYNALRNVSHSHLLDPKLYDFVNLQSLVLSDQELQGENIEKFF; via the coding sequence ATGGAGGCAACAACAACGTCAAATAACTACCGCAAACTAGAAAAGACATTGAGATATAATGTCTGGAACGCCATTGATGATTTTAAAATGATCGAAGACGGTGATAAGGTAATGGTTTGTTTAAGTGGAGGAAAGGACAGTTACACCATGCTGGAAATCCTTATGCATTTTGAAAAGTATGCTGATATTGACTTTAAGATTGTAGCTGTAAACCTGGACCAAAAACAACCTGGTTTTCCTGAAGATGTTCTTCCCAAGTACTTGTCTGAGAAAAATGTGGATTTTGAAATCATTGAAAGAGACACCTATAGTATTGTTAAAGATAAGACGCCCGAGGGTAAAAGCACTTGTAGCCTCTGCTCTCGATTAAGAAGAGGTACACTCTATGAAAAGGCAGAGGAGTTGGGATGTAATAAGATTGCACTGGGACATCACCGAGAGGATATTATCGAGACTTTTTTTCTAAATCTTTTCTTTTCGGGTAAAATGGAAGCCATGCCTGCCAAATATCGAACGGATGATGAAAAATTCGTAGTTATCCGCCCGTTAGCATACTGTAAAGAAGAAGACATAGCTAAATATTCCAGAGCTCAACAACATCCAATTATTCCATGTAACCTATGTGGTTCTCAACCCAACTTGCAGCGTCAGGTAATCAAGGGAATGCTGAACACATGGGAAGAAAAGTACCCCAATAGAAAGGCGATCATTTACAATGCGCTAAGAAATGTAAGTCATTCTCACTTACTAGATCCGAAGTTATATGACTTTGTCAACTTGCAGTCATTGGTTCTTTCTGATCAAGAATTACAAGGGGAAAATATCGAGAAATTCTTCTAG
- the thrA gene encoding bifunctional aspartate kinase/homoserine dehydrogenase I — translation MKILKFGGKSLANGEALKNSLGIILNAHVSGKISVVVSARGDDTNKLITIANLAKQGEPFRAELIDFFQYHKIASPSLSFDLEYSAIYDILKAVQVLKVLSEDILDQILAYGELISSKVITHQLQSQGLAAITIDARNLIIAERKNGEAIVDEASSEIKTQEFFKQLNPKSIPIITGFIASDTKGETITLGRNGSNYSATLLAKFLNAEEVQNWTNINGFYTADPHLVKNAKQIDHLSYREANELAQFGANIIHPKTISPLIPNNIPIIIKNSFSPKSNGTLIDAKGSGKGIKAVNVIQDCALVSIEGKGMADKVGIDAKIFSTLSAHNISVKLISQASSERSIGFIVASKEALFVKDILEENFQVELNKNDIHRISVNENIAIIAITGRHNYALEKAISGLRKNKIWLHLITNSISGEHISLVTDKEHVRKAVNVVHNHVFGAQKTLNVFAIGKGNVGKTFINQVLQTKEDLSKKRKLGVKIVGIADSSKYIFDSLGLLEDWEKQLQLSQKKSTIDEILLELEQSDLENIVLVDNTANQEIANRYDEFIQKGFDVIASNKIANTLPFETYQNLRTRLREKHRHFLYETNVGAGLPVIDTVKHLVDADEEIHAISGVFSGSLSYLFNTFSAEDKKFSEILLDAKKKGFTEPDPREDLSGQDVARKLLILAREIGHEVNFEDIEIESLIPADLQNESSWKAFEDKLDRLDQFYSEIKSSLNGNTVLRYVGTLESDGSMRVKLEQYDTNEPLANLRGTDSLIQVFTASYGDKPIIIQGAGAGAEVTARGVYSDLIRIGNMN, via the coding sequence ATGAAAATTTTAAAATTTGGAGGAAAGTCTCTGGCAAATGGAGAAGCTCTAAAAAACAGTCTTGGCATAATTCTAAACGCACATGTGTCTGGAAAAATAAGTGTGGTGGTATCTGCACGAGGAGATGACACGAATAAATTGATCACAATTGCCAACTTAGCCAAGCAAGGCGAACCTTTTCGAGCCGAGTTGATTGATTTCTTCCAGTACCATAAAATAGCCAGTCCAAGCCTCAGTTTTGATCTGGAATACTCCGCAATCTATGACATCCTGAAGGCTGTTCAGGTGCTCAAGGTGCTTTCTGAAGATATTTTAGACCAGATTCTTGCCTATGGTGAACTGATCAGCAGCAAAGTCATAACTCACCAACTGCAATCACAGGGACTTGCAGCAATTACAATAGATGCAAGAAACCTGATTATTGCCGAACGTAAAAATGGCGAAGCAATCGTTGACGAGGCTAGTTCGGAAATAAAAACCCAAGAATTCTTCAAACAGCTCAACCCAAAAAGCATCCCTATAATTACAGGGTTTATAGCTAGTGACACAAAAGGAGAAACGATAACTTTAGGCAGGAATGGAAGCAACTATTCTGCAACTCTTCTTGCCAAATTCTTAAACGCTGAAGAAGTGCAGAACTGGACGAATATCAATGGCTTCTATACCGCAGACCCACACCTCGTAAAAAACGCGAAACAAATTGATCATTTATCTTATCGTGAAGCTAACGAATTAGCACAATTCGGGGCAAACATTATTCATCCAAAAACTATTTCTCCACTCATTCCTAACAATATCCCCATCATCATCAAGAACTCCTTTTCTCCAAAATCAAATGGGACCCTCATCGATGCAAAAGGTTCGGGGAAAGGAATCAAAGCGGTGAATGTAATTCAAGATTGCGCTCTAGTGAGCATCGAAGGAAAGGGAATGGCTGATAAAGTTGGAATTGACGCCAAAATATTCTCAACCTTAAGCGCCCATAACATCAGCGTAAAACTCATCTCACAAGCTTCTTCAGAGCGAAGTATCGGCTTTATCGTAGCTTCAAAAGAGGCCTTATTCGTAAAGGATATTCTTGAAGAGAACTTCCAAGTTGAGCTAAACAAAAATGACATTCATCGTATTAGTGTTAACGAAAACATTGCCATCATTGCAATTACAGGGCGACATAATTATGCATTGGAAAAAGCAATTTCAGGACTGAGAAAAAACAAGATATGGCTGCACTTGATCACCAACTCGATAAGCGGTGAGCACATTTCGCTGGTAACGGATAAAGAACACGTAAGAAAGGCAGTTAATGTCGTTCACAATCATGTATTCGGAGCTCAAAAGACCTTAAACGTCTTTGCCATTGGCAAGGGAAATGTTGGGAAAACCTTTATTAATCAAGTCTTACAAACGAAGGAAGACCTCTCCAAAAAGCGCAAGCTTGGTGTTAAAATCGTAGGTATTGCAGACTCCAGTAAATACATTTTTGATTCGTTGGGGCTTCTCGAAGATTGGGAAAAACAACTACAGCTCAGTCAAAAAAAATCCACTATTGATGAAATATTACTAGAACTTGAGCAGTCAGACCTTGAAAATATTGTATTAGTAGACAACACAGCTAACCAAGAAATTGCGAACCGATACGATGAGTTTATTCAAAAAGGTTTTGATGTCATTGCCTCAAATAAAATTGCAAACACGCTTCCTTTTGAAACCTATCAAAATCTGAGAACACGTTTACGAGAAAAGCACAGGCATTTCTTATACGAAACCAATGTAGGTGCAGGATTACCTGTGATTGACACCGTAAAACATCTTGTGGATGCTGACGAAGAAATTCATGCCATAAGTGGCGTTTTTAGTGGTTCACTAAGCTACCTTTTCAACACTTTCTCTGCGGAAGATAAAAAATTCTCAGAAATCCTGCTGGATGCAAAGAAAAAAGGGTTCACTGAGCCAGATCCCAGAGAAGACCTCAGTGGGCAGGATGTTGCAAGAAAGTTACTCATCCTTGCCAGAGAAATAGGTCATGAAGTAAATTTTGAAGACATTGAAATTGAGAGTTTGATTCCAGCAGACCTCCAAAATGAAAGCTCATGGAAAGCTTTTGAAGATAAATTGGATAGACTCGATCAGTTTTACAGCGAAATCAAATCTTCGCTAAACGGCAATACCGTTTTGAGATATGTTGGCACCTTGGAAAGCGATGGCTCAATGCGTGTGAAGCTAGAACAATACGACACCAATGAGCCGCTAGCCAACTTAAGAGGAACGGACTCCTTGATTCAGGTCTTTACCGCTTCTTACGGAGATAAACCAATTATTATACAAGGTGCAGGCGCTGGAGCTGAAGTAACCGCCAGAGGAGTTTATTCAGATCTCATTAGAATAGGAAACATGAACTAG
- a CDS encoding tetratricopeptide repeat-containing sensor histidine kinase, whose protein sequence is MTFRLFKISLLLLGCLAVTFKVQATSYHDSIYAYDDLAIHYRNINSDSSEYFLRKFIQHLDNKDNNNLAYAYTFMGVLKKQQGELDSALSYYQTAIDYQKSIDHREGIAANFNNIGNVYKQKGDYVKAIEHYLISKDLFIETEMEEQLFLVVENLSELYLAMGKIEDAILELEHSNKYFTKANDLAGIGLVQSCMSDVSLAKGDTLAALAHIDSAQNTFRMINYSTKLVIHGIKQCELLLLLDSLQNNIPLLDKYLEKAIELNLTIEHGQLLTLYAKINIKNNNHQESILLLLKANQLLMASGSERYLVDVYHLLANSYEQIGDFPKALKYHKLYSETNNRVQGVEIQKNFQALQMQYQVLEKEKALNESALALLEKENKLQEAKIEIEREAQESRIILIVVIFISVLSIFLYLRFREKQKLSKKLSLSLEERNLLLKEIHHRVKNNLQIINSLLNLQKNRGNNLNPGEIITQTQDRIYSMAVIHEKLYQSDNFANIDIKEYVETLIEHFKISQNFKSKGINLNYEIENFALSLDALIPIGLILNETITNSAKYAFDSDGGNITIEIKQCNDGYILNYQDDGKGLPKDFDISKTKSLGMKLIQGFTKQLNGTLSYKNSNGLKLFFTFSNRTKVN, encoded by the coding sequence ATGACTTTTCGTTTATTCAAAATTTCACTGCTCTTATTAGGATGTTTAGCGGTCACTTTCAAAGTTCAGGCTACATCTTACCATGATAGCATTTATGCGTATGATGATCTTGCTATTCACTACAGAAATATTAATAGCGATTCTTCTGAATACTTTCTGAGAAAATTCATTCAACATTTAGATAATAAAGACAATAACAACCTTGCTTATGCGTACACCTTTATGGGAGTGCTAAAAAAGCAGCAAGGCGAGCTAGATAGCGCCTTATCTTACTATCAAACAGCAATTGATTATCAAAAATCCATTGACCACCGAGAAGGTATTGCTGCTAACTTCAATAATATTGGAAATGTTTACAAGCAAAAGGGTGATTATGTCAAGGCTATTGAACACTACCTCATCTCTAAAGATCTCTTCATTGAGACTGAAATGGAAGAACAGTTATTTCTGGTTGTTGAGAATTTGTCTGAACTCTACCTCGCAATGGGTAAAATTGAGGATGCAATACTTGAATTAGAACATTCCAATAAATACTTCACAAAAGCAAATGATTTAGCCGGAATTGGATTGGTTCAATCATGCATGAGTGATGTATCACTAGCTAAGGGAGACACGTTAGCAGCACTAGCACACATCGATAGTGCTCAGAATACATTTAGGATGATTAACTATTCCACTAAACTCGTTATTCACGGCATCAAGCAGTGTGAGCTATTGCTTTTACTGGATAGTCTTCAAAATAATATTCCTTTGCTAGATAAATATCTGGAAAAAGCCATTGAGCTTAACCTAACCATTGAGCATGGTCAATTGCTAACCCTTTACGCAAAAATCAACATCAAGAACAACAACCACCAAGAATCAATTCTCTTGCTATTGAAAGCGAATCAGCTACTTATGGCTTCTGGCTCAGAAAGATATCTAGTAGATGTATACCACCTTCTAGCCAACAGTTATGAACAAATTGGAGATTTTCCAAAAGCGTTGAAATACCATAAGCTTTATAGCGAAACGAATAATCGAGTGCAAGGTGTAGAGATACAGAAAAACTTTCAGGCACTGCAAATGCAATATCAGGTGCTGGAAAAAGAGAAAGCCCTCAACGAATCTGCGCTAGCTCTTCTTGAGAAGGAGAATAAGCTACAAGAAGCAAAAATTGAAATCGAACGGGAAGCACAAGAAAGCAGAATCATTCTTATCGTAGTGATTTTTATCTCTGTCCTGTCCATTTTCTTGTATCTAAGGTTTAGGGAAAAGCAAAAGCTATCAAAAAAACTTTCCCTCTCCCTTGAAGAACGCAACTTACTTCTAAAAGAAATTCATCACCGTGTTAAAAATAACCTCCAAATAATTAATAGTCTTTTAAACCTGCAAAAGAATAGAGGTAATAATTTAAACCCTGGTGAGATCATCACGCAAACACAGGACCGAATATACTCTATGGCTGTGATCCATGAGAAACTTTATCAATCAGACAACTTTGCGAACATCGACATAAAAGAGTATGTAGAAACGCTGATAGAACATTTTAAGATTTCCCAAAACTTCAAATCGAAAGGTATCAATTTAAACTATGAGATAGAAAATTTTGCCTTATCGTTAGATGCGCTGATTCCCATTGGACTGATTTTAAATGAAACCATAACCAATTCGGCCAAATATGCTTTTGACAGTGATGGCGGAAATATCACTATTGAGATCAAACAATGCAATGACGGCTATATCTTAAACTATCAAGATGATGGGAAAGGATTACCAAAAGATTTTGACATTTCAAAAACGAAGTCCCTTGGCATGAAATTGATACAGGGATTCACTAAGCAACTCAACGGTACATTATCATACAAAAATTCAAATGGTTTGAAATTGTTTTTTACCTTTAGTAACAGAACAAAGGTTAACTAA